The following coding sequences are from one Gigantopelta aegis isolate Gae_Host chromosome 15, Gae_host_genome, whole genome shotgun sequence window:
- the LOC121389993 gene encoding E3 ubiquitin-protein ligase MIB2-like isoform X2, with product MIKIRISVLKTFITNFKFFPGTRHTQVNCDSCGVRGIFGMRWACKQCPNFNLCPICYVKEEHDLKHEFLRFDTPTSLGVPVTKRYTAQKVQTMGIFPEATVVRGVHWEWLNQDDGSLASQSKTQFETDSLKEGDTVFIKMSAKLLEKKQKERATWTTKMADCIGKVGVIKSFTPREDAVVEFDGLRCCMFPGVLQKVPTLAEGDVVELLSDKEMAKALQQSHGEWDSQMSQLLGKCGKVVRLDKDGDVVVEFGNRNWLFNPACCVPAPGRVPDVVEYAVSSSHDDDDDDDGDSSLGSSLNLSGDFSEQVLVNLAGLMLQALGGKSKGTPDDLMHHAANGNAATVMQILKTTPELVNVRHKGLTPLVIAAHEGYADVVKILLQNGADIETPDDKGNTPLMAAIIGKEPDIAILLLDKGANVKVSNKRKSTPLHCAVEVGDVMDSVVSILVKKGCPVNAQDIDDDTALHDAIRKANNHALRVLCGSPGINLDVFNKQNFSPLQFAALRNNSFAVKTIVQRDAKTVNAPMKGGKYAALHIAANNNHIECADILIDMGKADLHLKGDGGATPLHLACTKAHFNMVKLLIEKGKNLTFKGTFPSLRQC from the exons atgatcaaaatacgaattagtgttttaaaaacctttataacaaactttaaatttttccCAGGGACGCGACATACGCAAGTGAACTGTGATTCGTGCGGTGTTCGGGGAATATTTGGAATGAGATGGGCGTGTAAACAATGCCCTAATTTTAACCTCTGTCCCATCTGCTATGTGAAGGAGGAACACGACTTAAAGCACGAGTTTCTACGGTTTGATACGCCTACTTCACTAGG TGTTCCTGTCACGAAGCGATATACAGCGCAGAAAGTTCAAACAATGGGAATATTTCCTGAGGCAACAGTGGTTCGAGGTGTACACTGGGAATGGTTAAATCAAGACG ATGGTTCCCTGGCGTCACAATCAAAAACCCAGTTTGAGACAGACTCCCTGAAAGAGGGCGACACGGTGTTTATCAAGATGTCGGCCAAACTCCTagagaagaaacaaaaagagcGGGCTACGTGGACCACTAAGATGGCTGAT TGTATCGGAAAAGTGGGCGTTATTAAGAGTTTCACACCTAGGGAAGATGCGGTTGTGGAATTCGATGGTTTAAGGTGTTGCATGTTTCCAGGAGTACTGCAAAAG GTACCAACCCTCGCGGAAGGAGATGTTGTAGAACTACTCTCCGACAAGGAAATGGCGAAGGCCTTGCAACAGTCTCATGGAGAATGGGATTCACAAATGTCGCAG CTTCTTGGAAAGTGTGGCAAGGTTGTACGGCTAGACAAAGATGGCGATGTAGTGGTGGAGTTCGGAAACAGAAACTGGCTCTTTAACCCAGCATGCTGTGTTCCAGCCCCGGGCAGGGTCCCGGATGTCGTTGAGTATGCTGTTTCTTCTtctcatgatgatgatgacgacgacgacggcGATTCTTCTTTAGGTTCTAGCCTGAACTTGT CTGGAGATTTCAGTGAACAAGTGTTGGTAAATTTAGCTGGTCTGATGCTCCAAGCGTTGGGGGGAAAGTCGAAGGGCACTCCGGATGATCTGATGCACCACGCTGCCAATGGCAACGCAGCTACTGTGATGCAAATACTCAAGACCACCCCAGAACTG GTAAACGTCAGACACAAGGGACTGACGCCGCTAGTGATTGCGGCACACGAAGGGTACGCGGATGTGGTGAAGATTCTTCTGCAAAATGGCGCCGATATTGAAACGCCAGACGATAAAGGAAATACACCCCTAATGGCGGCTATTATTGG GAAAGAACCGGATATTGCCATACTGTTGCTGGACAAAGGTGCAAACGTGAAGGTGAGCAACAAACGAAAGAGCACCCCACTGCACTGCGCCGTTGAAGTTGGTGACGTCATGGATTCTGTGGTCTCCATCCTCGTCAAGAAGGGATGTCCTGTTAACGCACAG GATATCGACGACGACACAGCTCTACACGACGCCATCAGGAAAGCCAACAACCACGCTCTCCGGGTCCTCTGTGGCAGTCCCGGCATCAATCTCGACGTGTTCAACAAACAGAATTTCTCACCTCTTCAGTTTGCCGCCCTCAGAAACAACAGTTT CGCTGTGAAGACCATTGTTCAGCGTGACGCCAAGACAGTAAATGCGCCAATGAAAGGTGGGAAATATGCCGCGCTACATATCGCAGCCAATAACAACCATATTGAATGTGCAGACATCTTAATCGACATG ggAAAAGCAGACTTGCACTTAAAGGGTGATGGCGGTGCAACGCCCTTACATTTGGCGTGTACGAAGGCACATTTCAACATGGTCAAGTTGCTCATCGAAAAAGGTAAAAATctaacatttaaagggacattcccgagtttgcggCAATGTTAa
- the LOC121389993 gene encoding E3 ubiquitin-protein ligase MIB2-like isoform X1 — translation MIKIRISVLKTFITNFKFFPGTRHTQVNCDSCGVRGIFGMRWACKQCPNFNLCPICYVKEEHDLKHEFLRFDTPTSLGVPVTKRYTAQKVQTMGIFPEATVVRGVHWEWLNQDGGAGTQGEVLAIEGSTDSSATRNMARVKWRNGSTHLYRLGANGKVDLKFVNEFPGVYYYKDHLPNMDGSLASQSKTQFETDSLKEGDTVFIKMSAKLLEKKQKERATWTTKMADCIGKVGVIKSFTPREDAVVEFDGLRCCMFPGVLQKVPTLAEGDVVELLSDKEMAKALQQSHGEWDSQMSQLLGKCGKVVRLDKDGDVVVEFGNRNWLFNPACCVPAPGRVPDVVEYAVSSSHDDDDDDDGDSSLGSSLNLSGDFSEQVLVNLAGLMLQALGGKSKGTPDDLMHHAANGNAATVMQILKTTPELVNVRHKGLTPLVIAAHEGYADVVKILLQNGADIETPDDKGNTPLMAAIIGKEPDIAILLLDKGANVKVSNKRKSTPLHCAVEVGDVMDSVVSILVKKGCPVNAQDIDDDTALHDAIRKANNHALRVLCGSPGINLDVFNKQNFSPLQFAALRNNSFAVKTIVQRDAKTVNAPMKGGKYAALHIAANNNHIECADILIDMGKADLHLKGDGGATPLHLACTKAHFNMVKLLIEKGKNLTFKGTFPSLRQC, via the exons atgatcaaaatacgaattagtgttttaaaaacctttataacaaactttaaatttttccCAGGGACGCGACATACGCAAGTGAACTGTGATTCGTGCGGTGTTCGGGGAATATTTGGAATGAGATGGGCGTGTAAACAATGCCCTAATTTTAACCTCTGTCCCATCTGCTATGTGAAGGAGGAACACGACTTAAAGCACGAGTTTCTACGGTTTGATACGCCTACTTCACTAGG TGTTCCTGTCACGAAGCGATATACAGCGCAGAAAGTTCAAACAATGGGAATATTTCCTGAGGCAACAGTGGTTCGAGGTGTACACTGGGAATGGTTAAATCAAGACG GAGGCGCTGGCACGCAAGGCGAGGTCCTAGCTATAGAGGGTTCAACGGATTCATCTGCCACCCGTAATATGGCTAGGGTGAAGTGGAGGAACGGATCAACACACCTGTACAGACTGGGTGCTAATGGGAAGGTGGATCTCAAGTTTGTGAATGAATTCCCGGGAGTGTATTATTACAAAGACCACCTGCCAAATATGG ATGGTTCCCTGGCGTCACAATCAAAAACCCAGTTTGAGACAGACTCCCTGAAAGAGGGCGACACGGTGTTTATCAAGATGTCGGCCAAACTCCTagagaagaaacaaaaagagcGGGCTACGTGGACCACTAAGATGGCTGAT TGTATCGGAAAAGTGGGCGTTATTAAGAGTTTCACACCTAGGGAAGATGCGGTTGTGGAATTCGATGGTTTAAGGTGTTGCATGTTTCCAGGAGTACTGCAAAAG GTACCAACCCTCGCGGAAGGAGATGTTGTAGAACTACTCTCCGACAAGGAAATGGCGAAGGCCTTGCAACAGTCTCATGGAGAATGGGATTCACAAATGTCGCAG CTTCTTGGAAAGTGTGGCAAGGTTGTACGGCTAGACAAAGATGGCGATGTAGTGGTGGAGTTCGGAAACAGAAACTGGCTCTTTAACCCAGCATGCTGTGTTCCAGCCCCGGGCAGGGTCCCGGATGTCGTTGAGTATGCTGTTTCTTCTtctcatgatgatgatgacgacgacgacggcGATTCTTCTTTAGGTTCTAGCCTGAACTTGT CTGGAGATTTCAGTGAACAAGTGTTGGTAAATTTAGCTGGTCTGATGCTCCAAGCGTTGGGGGGAAAGTCGAAGGGCACTCCGGATGATCTGATGCACCACGCTGCCAATGGCAACGCAGCTACTGTGATGCAAATACTCAAGACCACCCCAGAACTG GTAAACGTCAGACACAAGGGACTGACGCCGCTAGTGATTGCGGCACACGAAGGGTACGCGGATGTGGTGAAGATTCTTCTGCAAAATGGCGCCGATATTGAAACGCCAGACGATAAAGGAAATACACCCCTAATGGCGGCTATTATTGG GAAAGAACCGGATATTGCCATACTGTTGCTGGACAAAGGTGCAAACGTGAAGGTGAGCAACAAACGAAAGAGCACCCCACTGCACTGCGCCGTTGAAGTTGGTGACGTCATGGATTCTGTGGTCTCCATCCTCGTCAAGAAGGGATGTCCTGTTAACGCACAG GATATCGACGACGACACAGCTCTACACGACGCCATCAGGAAAGCCAACAACCACGCTCTCCGGGTCCTCTGTGGCAGTCCCGGCATCAATCTCGACGTGTTCAACAAACAGAATTTCTCACCTCTTCAGTTTGCCGCCCTCAGAAACAACAGTTT CGCTGTGAAGACCATTGTTCAGCGTGACGCCAAGACAGTAAATGCGCCAATGAAAGGTGGGAAATATGCCGCGCTACATATCGCAGCCAATAACAACCATATTGAATGTGCAGACATCTTAATCGACATG ggAAAAGCAGACTTGCACTTAAAGGGTGATGGCGGTGCAACGCCCTTACATTTGGCGTGTACGAAGGCACATTTCAACATGGTCAAGTTGCTCATCGAAAAAGGTAAAAATctaacatttaaagggacattcccgagtttgcggCAATGTTAa